The Bacteroides sp. AN502(2024) DNA segment TACAATACATGGAGTCAGTTTGTTAGCATGATTTTCAGCCAATTCTCAGGATGTGATTCAGTCAGAGATATCTCAAACGGGCTGAAATCAGCCACCGGCAACCTCAATCATTTGGGAATCAACCGTGCACCATCCAAGTCAACGGTAGCATATCAGAACGCCAACCGAGACAGTTCGGTTTTTCGCGGCATATTCTACTCGTTGTTTCAGTATTTCGGACAGCAAGCCCTATGGCAACGAAGAAAGTTCCGTTTCAAGATGCCGATAAAACTGCTCGACTCCACATTGGTGTCATTGACTCTGTCAATATATGACTGGGCACATTACACTACCACCAAGGGGGCGGTCAAGATGCACACGCTATTGGACTATGACAGTCTTTTGCCGGAGTTCGTGAATATCACCGATGGCAAAACCACCGACAACAAAGCTGCTTTTGATATTGAGTTACATCCGTATAGTATTGTAGTAGCCGACCGAGGCTACTGTGACTACTCATTGTTGAATAATTGGGACAGCAGCAACGTGTTCTTTGTAGTGCGTCATAAAGACAATATCCGGTACAAAGCCATAGAGGAGTTGCCTTTGCCTGAAAAACACGCTCAGAATGTACTTATTGACGAAATAATCGAGTTCGAACTCTCGGCGGCCAAATCCAAATATCCCAAACGTTTACGTCGCATCGCAGTATGGAACGATGAACACGGTTTTGAAATTGAGTTACTCACAAACAACTTCACATTGGCAGCATCAAGCATAGCGGCTCTGTACAAGGCTCGGTGGAACATAGAAATCTTCTTTCGCAACCTCAAGCAACTGCTACGCATCAAGAGCTTTATCGGCACATCCCGCAATGCCGTAGAGACCCAAATATGGACTGCTATGACTACAATGCTGATTCTGACATGGCTAAAGCACATCGCAAGATACAAATGGGCATTGGCTAACCTTGTGGTCACGCTCCGGCTGAACACATTTACCAAAATCGACCTCCAAAAATGGCTTGATCAACCATTTACACCACCTCCCGAAACCATCGAAAACGATTAGGGGGGATTGATTTTGAACTCTCGAGGCTATACTTAACAGTATAGTCAGTTAGCTCATGCTCAAAATTTATTTAGGACAATATTGATGCTAACCCTCTAATGTTTAGCAAAAAAGCCTTTAACGCTTGTCACAACCAAATAAAATGTATACATTTGTAGAATTTTAGTGCAAGCCCCCTTAACTATTTAACTAACTTAGTAATAATTATATGAATAAACCAATGGCGAGCAACATAAGTACATCGCTAATTATATCCACCTATAATAGAAGCGACGCATTAGAATTATGCGTTAAAAGCGTGCTACGTCAATCTCTCCTTCCTAATGAAATCATCATTGCCGATGATGGTTCTAAAGAAGATACAAGAGAACTAATTCATCAATTGGCTGTTTCTTCCGAAGTCCCCATTATTCATGTTTGGCATGAAGATTTAGGTTTCAGACTGGCCTCCATCCGCAACAAAGCTATTGCGAAAGCATCTAAAGAATATATCATACAAATTGACGGAGATATCGTCTTACACAAAGATTTCGTCAAAGATCATGTACATTTTGCTAAAAAAGGCAGTTTCGTAACCGGTAGCCGTGTATTAATCCGGGAAGG contains these protein-coding regions:
- a CDS encoding IS4 family transposase, whose product is MANITLFAQVISHLPKENIRKIIKSSGSDKHCKGYNTWSQFVSMIFSQFSGCDSVRDISNGLKSATGNLNHLGINRAPSKSTVAYQNANRDSSVFRGIFYSLFQYFGQQALWQRRKFRFKMPIKLLDSTLVSLTLSIYDWAHYTTTKGAVKMHTLLDYDSLLPEFVNITDGKTTDNKAAFDIELHPYSIVVADRGYCDYSLLNNWDSSNVFFVVRHKDNIRYKAIEELPLPEKHAQNVLIDEIIEFELSAAKSKYPKRLRRIAVWNDEHGFEIELLTNNFTLAASSIAALYKARWNIEIFFRNLKQLLRIKSFIGTSRNAVETQIWTAMTTMLILTWLKHIARYKWALANLVVTLRLNTFTKIDLQKWLDQPFTPPPETIEND